In the genome of Fusarium poae strain DAOMC 252244 chromosome 1, whole genome shotgun sequence, the window CTCCATCGCCCGCCGCGTCGCAGTCGGGCTTTGCCCTCCCACCTCAGAAACGAGTTCGAACGGACGGTCCTCCCTCCCAACCCGAATCTCCCTATGCTACATCCCCATATGCTGCGAGCCCAGGCGCCACAGCAACGCCACCTGCTGCGACAGGGTCTCCTGCCTTTGCGCAGAGCCCTGCTCTACCGCCGACGTACGCTACACCTTACACCAATGGGCACACGACGCCTGGCCTTAATCTTCCAGACGTGCGACCGAATTCTACGCCTCCGATTCAACAGCCTCAACAACCGCAGACACCTGTGCCTCAATATACCAATGTAACGATGACGCCTGTGCCTGCTCCAATTCCTGGTCAGCTGGCGGTTCCAACTCCTGGTCCAAGTGTTATGGGCCCCCCACAGAGGCCAGCTGAGCGACCGACCAAGGACTACGAATACGATGTGACAGATTCACTTGCTGGGACGGGCATCGATCTTCGAGCTGAGGAGCAATACATGAATGATCTTTACGCGACTGGTTTTGATGAAGCGAGGACGGGATTCGCACACCAGCCGCCTGGGCCCAAGTCAACGTTTTACGGCGCAGGACCAGCAAACCAACCTGCCCAATCCGTTCAGGACCAACAACAGGAGCAGTTTGCTGCACAGCAAGCAGAGAGGGCTTGGTCGGAGTCATCAATGCGACTTGCACTTCAGCGAACACAGGAGATCAGTGAACCGTTTTTGCTGGTCGCCATGCTGCATCGACGCGCGGATAAGATAGCACGAGAACACCATTTGGGGCTGAACCTGGATTTGAAGAACAACAGTCAGACTATGGGAAAGATGAGACTTCCGGAACAGTTTGCCGCACCCAAGGTGACCGTCAAAGTGACGCCGGGCCCGGATGCGACCATGGTTCACACGACAGGTTCATACATTCCGCACGATGCTTATCTGGTTGATCAGTTGGCACTAATGTCGATTGCTACGAAACAGCGACTTCGAGAGTTGGTGGAAGACGCACATTTGGTAGCAACGAACCGACAAAAGACGTCTCACGGCGATGTACCTGAAGAGTGGGTACCAGCAGCTGCCCCTATGAATGCCGAGCCTTTGGAGCCCATCGAGAAACCAAAGGACACGGTCAACGGCGTTGATGGGGCCACTATAGAAGGTGCGGATGGGGACAGCGCGAATCTGTTAAAGCGTAAGTAGTGCCAAGGCAATGTCTTCAGTTTATACTCACAATCTACAGGCTCTAGCGATGCAGCTGGGTTGACAAACGGTACACCTCCGGTTAAGCTACCTAAAGTATCATCTTATATGACAACTACGATGCGAGACCTCGCAAGACAGGAGCGTGATTGGGAGGAAGCACGACTTCGTAAACGACAAAAACGCAAAGACGGAATACCAGATTCTGGAAGCACAACTTCGCGTGCGGGCAGCGTGGCACCTGGTACTCCCGGCACCGCAGCTCCAGAAGCTCCCAAGAGCATGACAAAGAAGGAGATCAAAAAGAACCAGCAGATGAAAGCTGCCGAGATCGATAACCATCAGAGTCAGAACACTACCAGTAGTATCTTTGCCGGTTTTGGAGGCAAGGGTGGTCTCTTTGGTAAGAAAAAGACAGGCAAGACGTACGATTGGATGAACGTCGGACGCGGAGGCAGTGGAGCCAGTACGCCAACCAGGAGCGCCCCGGGACTTGGAAAAGGACCTGGAGGTGCGGGAACGGCGCCGGCGCCGGCAAACATGGCCATGACCACCGAAGGGCGCAACCGACTCGGCACGTGGAGAGAAGATAAAGAGAAGGGTCGCAACATCCAACTGCGCGATTGGGCTGCAGTACTGGAGAGGGATGGACGAGAAGGCAAGGCACTTCAAAGGGCGTACCTGTACCTGGACGCGTCAAACCCCAAGTAATGACTGCTACAACTACGAAAATATGGCGACGTAATGGAAGACGcgaagagcaagaaggcAGAGCCATGGGAGAACGGATTGGTGACACTTAGCCAGGGCCAGGAGAGCGAGCTAGAGGAAGATACCCTGCGCGGCGTGCATCTCTTGTGATATTACTTAGCACGGCGTTTTATGTTTCTTCTATTTTTTCCCAACCAAAGGCATGACTTAGGGGAAAGGCAGTATTTGGGTATGGACTGCACAGCAGGAAACAAGACTATGAACTGATAGCATGAAGGGTGTGGAAGGGCCTCTTGCGGCAGAAGCAAGTTCAACACTGGCGGTCACGATGCGTACCAAGCGAAGGGAACACAAGTGCGCCATGTGTTTCTCGAGGGCTTTGGTTTCTGGCACGAGGCCATCATTTCTTACCTAGTCCACTCGCTGATGCCATGGGCTAACCAGAGTGGCAGTATCTGGTCGgcaaagaggaagagagaaaagtcGAGGGATAAATCAAAGATGACAAGAATTAAAACCCTTTGGACTTGAAGTTAGCTTCAATTCAGCTCGAATTTAGAGTTCTTTCCCTGTGACGATCATTGATCTTAGTGAGAGTTGGTGACGATGACATTCCTTCTCCTGAGTCAAGGGAGAATAAAGTAAGGATAGATAGAAAGTAAGTGCCTCTTCTATTTAGCCTTCCTTGTTTATGGTTGTTTACAGAGTCAATGACAAATGATTCCACTTAGAGGAAAAGTGGGACTTCAGCTTGCATCGTCGGGTTTTCCCCTCCCTTATCAACCGTTAAATACCTGGACGATTCAGTCAATTGCTTGTTGAGCACGCAACTTTCATTTAATTGAAAGCTCGGAAGGGTCCGGATCTACTGGTTGACACAAAGAAAACAGAGACAAAAAAACCAAAAACCTGGCCTAAATCACAGCTTCGAGACAACACATACACTCACACCTGTACTGTATAAGTAACCAACTTCCAGTTTCAGTAACGTCAAGGGAGAACCATCAACTAATCTATCATCCAGATGTCAACGCTCAAACCCGTTCAGGAGGATCCATAGTCTTGGCGATACAGCACTCACCAATATGGCAATTGCGGTTGGTTCCTTTCCCCTCTCTTTACAAACCATGGAGGGGGGGTGTATCAGATCCCTCCCTTGCTTTCAAGCTGGTATGATATGTGCAATAGCAAACATCCCAACTAATCCATTCGCGCTTGTAGGCAATCGGTCAGATCTGCTCAACGACGTCGATCAAGGGTAATCTGGAACAATGTGTCAGACTGGTGGCGAGTGCAGCTCGGGGACAAGCAAAGGTGGGTGACTGAGTGACTGAGTGAGCCCTGTCAAATTTGTGACTGGTCGTCTGCAAAGTGTCTGGCTCCGGAATAGAGGAATTTCTACATCCCTCGATCGAGATGGTCAAAAAGAGACTCGTCAAAATTCAGAAAAGAGACATATGATCTGGATTTAAGGGAGTCAGTCAGGCTGGGTCAACCGTGAGACAACCACACTCTAGGAGCTCTGCTCGTAAAGAGGTTTGGAGACTCTAGTGTCGTCTAGTTTTGGAGTATCGCTTGTCTTACTATGTCTCCAAAAACGGCGGTACTTCTCTTTAAAAGGTTTTAGTTCTTTCTCGCACGGTATACTTACACATTCTCTTTAGGTCTTGTTTCTCCCTGAGGCGGCTGACTACATCGGCTCGGATGGTAAGGAGTCACGTAAGCTCGCAGAGCCTCAATCGACGTCGTCTTTTGTAAAAGGCCTTCAGGATGCAGCTCGCGAGTATCGCGTTGCTGTCCATGTAGGCATCCACCATCGTGATGAGACAGATATTGGACAGGAGCAGTCAAAGAGGATTCTGAACCGTACTATCTACATCAAATCAGATGGTCAAATCGACGATACAGCAACTTACGACAAGCTTCATGCATTCGACTTTGGCAAGATGAAGGAGAGCCACACAGTCCAACCAGGCGCGACTCTCACAGCGCCTTTTGACACGCCTGTGGGCCGCATTGGAAGCCTCATCTGCTTCGACCTGCGATTCCCAGAGGCACCTTTAGCACTCGCCCAGCCTGGCCCTCGCAGCGCGTGGAAGAACCGCCCAGCGCAGGTACTGACATATCCCAGCGCCTTTACCTGCCAGACGGGACCAGTGCACTGGGAGACTCTTCTTAGAGCCAGGGCCATCGAGACACAGAGCTACGTCATTGCTTCAGGTCAAGTTGGAAAGCATAACGAGAAGAGGTCGAGTTGGGGACAGAGCATGATCGTTGATCCTTGGGGGAAAGTTGTGTTGAAACTCAAGGGTGTGAAGGAGGAGGGAGGAAAATATGAGGGCACGCCGGAGGAGGGTGCTATAGGAGACATCGGGTTTGTGGACATTGATCTTGAATACTTGGAGAAAATTCGAAACGACAGTCCTCTTCAAAGGAGAACGTAAGTTGGCCATGGCATTCTGGTTGAGAGCGTTTGTGTATGCTAACTGTGGATAGGGATGTTTATCCTGAGTTGACTTGCAGCAAGGCATAGACGAAAGGGGTAGAATAGACATGCATCGATAGATATCGTGGCTTAAACAGAGCAGGGCAAGTATGGTCGCTTAGAGTATAGAGTTATATTTGAATGCACTTATGATGTTGGAGATTCTGTTACAGCTGTATAAGTCATCTTTTACATGTAGACCTGTCATAGGCTAACAATATGATTACCACTGTTGACAAAATATACCACATTTTATTGGCTTCTTAGGACAGGCCAAACAACAATCAATTACGGTTCCCATAGTGGACTGGAGTGCGCCATCTTTCCAGTAACCAGTAAGATCTTTTTGAACTCTGTTAATAATAGCATCGTTTCAGCAACATCTACTAAACTTTAATCTGACTCCATATTCAAAACTTTGAATACAGTACTCTGTACATGGCATGGAAAACCTACCAGTGATCGAGATCTCACACAACCAGTTCGGACCTGATTACGAGGACTTGCCGTGTTTGCTTGCCTTGTCTTACAATCGACCACCTCCTGAGGCTCAAACGCAAACAACGCAAACATGGTAAACCATGACCCCGTCCCCAACCCAACTCACAATCAGTGATTCTCCATCCTCGCGTAGTCGCCGATGAGATGGATCCTCGCGGGATTGTATACCCAACTTCCGTTATAAGAGAGACTGTCCTTGCTCGCCCCATCATCTCCTTAGGACCGACAGTTCGGTACCAGATTTTCTCCCAGGAAGAGAGAGGGGGAAATGTAACAAGTCAAGTCCCGG includes:
- a CDS encoding hypothetical protein (BUSCO:18825at5125), which produces MAQPQPQAQPQTQTQVQVPPRAFSPQQHSPSPAASQSGFALPPQKRVRTDGPPSQPESPYATSPYAASPGATATPPAATGSPAFAQSPALPPTYATPYTNGHTTPGLNLPDVRPNSTPPIQQPQQPQTPVPQYTNVTMTPVPAPIPGQLAVPTPGPSVMGPPQRPAERPTKDYEYDVTDSLAGTGIDLRAEEQYMNDLYATGFDEARTGFAHQPPGPKSTFYGAGPANQPAQSVQDQQQEQFAAQQAERAWSESSMRLALQRTQEISEPFLLVAMLHRRADKIAREHHLGLNLDLKNNSQTMGKMRLPEQFAAPKVTVKVTPGPDATMVHTTGSYIPHDAYLVDQLALMSIATKQRLRELVEDAHLVATNRQKTSHGDVPEEWVPAAAPMNAEPLEPIEKPKDTVNGVDGATIEGADGDSANLLKRSSDAAGLTNGTPPVKLPKVSSYMTTTMRDLARQERDWEEARLRKRQKRKDGIPDSGSTTSRAGSVAPGTPGTAAPEAPKSMTKKEIKKNQQMKAAEIDNHQSQNTTSSIFAGFGGKGGLFGKKKTGKTYDWMNVGRGGSGASTPTRSAPGLGKGPGGAGTAPAPANMAMTTEGRNRLGTWREDKEKGRNIQLRDWAAVLERDGREGKALQRAYLYLDASNPK